In Dehalococcoidia bacterium, the following are encoded in one genomic region:
- the sufD gene encoding Fe-S cluster assembly protein SufD, whose protein sequence is MAEAHLVREARGIGPEAFEAFLGTREEPEWLRQARQEAWQILRETPKPGPDDEAWRRTDIRALSIEDLVTVMVGDGVTPPEEMRQIVERRDDLAGGLLLFDGQPAFRWADERLERRGLIFTDLLTAVREHQDQVAPYLDQVVRPGDGFFAAMNAAFWRNGIFLYVPRDLEIPLPLRAVIGLQGAPTDFSRILIVVEPGAQVTFIDERLADDAMGAAFHNGIVEIHLKENARLTYIALQNWGRYMWNFTHERASVDRDSTLDWVVVGMGAGVTKTFLEVDLVGRGATAYMSGVFFFDGQQHADYDTEQDHIAPHTKSDLLYKVALKDRARSVWQGMIRAHPGAQKTDAYQANRNLILSPHARADSIPGLEIMANDLRCTHGATVGQINEEELFYLMSRGLSRAVATRLIVEGFFAPVLDRIPVPDIRRQVDAIIHRKLGVPSEEEF, encoded by the coding sequence ATGGCGGAAGCGCACCTCGTTCGAGAAGCCCGGGGCATTGGCCCCGAAGCCTTTGAGGCGTTCCTGGGAACCCGCGAGGAGCCGGAATGGCTTCGTCAGGCCCGTCAGGAGGCCTGGCAGATCCTGCGCGAGACTCCGAAACCGGGGCCGGACGATGAGGCATGGCGGCGCACGGACATCCGGGCGCTGTCCATCGAAGATCTGGTGACCGTTATGGTCGGCGATGGTGTGACCCCGCCGGAGGAGATGCGGCAGATCGTAGAGCGGCGAGATGATCTCGCAGGGGGGCTATTGCTCTTCGACGGCCAGCCTGCCTTTCGTTGGGCGGACGAACGGCTGGAGCGTCGAGGGTTGATCTTCACAGATCTGCTCACTGCAGTGCGGGAGCATCAGGATCAGGTCGCCCCCTATCTGGACCAGGTAGTGCGGCCGGGGGATGGGTTCTTCGCGGCGATGAACGCCGCATTCTGGCGCAATGGGATTTTTCTCTATGTGCCGCGGGATCTGGAGATCCCGCTGCCTTTGCGGGCCGTGATTGGGCTGCAGGGTGCTCCTACGGATTTCTCCCGCATCCTGATCGTGGTAGAGCCAGGCGCCCAGGTTACTTTCATCGATGAACGCCTGGCCGACGACGCGATGGGGGCGGCGTTCCATAACGGGATCGTGGAGATCCATTTGAAAGAAAACGCCCGGCTGACCTATATCGCCCTCCAGAACTGGGGCCGCTATATGTGGAACTTCACCCACGAGCGGGCTTCCGTCGACCGCGACAGCACCCTCGATTGGGTGGTGGTCGGGATGGGCGCAGGGGTCACCAAGACCTTCCTGGAGGTCGACCTCGTTGGCCGCGGCGCTACCGCTTATATGTCGGGCGTCTTCTTCTTCGATGGACAGCAACATGCGGATTACGACACAGAGCAGGATCACATCGCGCCCCACACCAAGAGTGACTTGCTATACAAGGTCGCCCTCAAAGATCGCGCCCGCTCTGTCTGGCAGGGGATGATCCGCGCGCACCCGGGGGCCCAGAAAACCGACGCCTATCAGGCCAACCGCAACCTGATCCTCTCCCCGCACGCCCGGGCGGACTCCATCCCAGGCCTGGAGATCATGGCGAACGACCTGCGGTGCACCCACGGCGCGACGGTGGGGCAGATCAATGAGGAAGAGCTCTTCTATCTGATGTCCCGCGGGCTCTCCCGCGCGGTCGCCACCCGGCTGATCGTAGAGGGATTCTTTGCCCCAGTCCTGGATCGCATCCCGGTGCCGGATATTCGGCGCCAAGTGGACGCGATTATCCACCGCAAACTGGGCGTCCCGTCGGAAGAGGAGTTCTGA
- the sufB gene encoding Fe-S cluster assembly protein SufB encodes MPQARKVISRETGIEEKEYKWGFVIPVPADVAPKGLNEDIIRLISRKKEEPEWMLEWRLRAYRYWRSLNYVEPKWAKIYHPPIDFQDIVYYAAPLSRDGDRPKSLDDIDPELKRAFDKLGIPLEEQKRLAGVAVDAVLDSVSVATTFQKKLEELGIIFCPISEAIQKHPELVRKYLGSVVPYTDNFYAALNSAVFSDGTFVYVPPGVRCPMDLMTYFRINEAEAGQFERTLIIADRGSYVSYLEGCTAPIRKKHQLHAAVVELIALEDAEIKYSTLQNWYPGDKEGHGGVYNFVTKRGICLGRNSKISWTQVETGSAITWKYPSVILRGDNSVGEFYSVALVNNYQQADTGTKMIHIGKNTRSTIVAKGISAGHGQNTYRGLVKIMPTADGARNFTRCDSLLIGSKCAAHTVPYLEVRNPTARIEHEATTSKISDEQLFYLMSRGIPQEEAAAMIVTGFVEPLVKELPMEYAVEMNRLIRLQMSGSVG; translated from the coding sequence ATGCCGCAAGCGCGCAAGGTAATATCTCGCGAGACGGGCATCGAGGAGAAGGAGTACAAGTGGGGATTCGTCATCCCGGTGCCCGCCGATGTGGCCCCCAAGGGCCTCAATGAGGACATCATCCGGCTCATCTCTCGCAAGAAGGAAGAGCCGGAGTGGATGCTGGAGTGGCGGCTGCGGGCCTACCGCTACTGGCGCTCCCTGAACTATGTGGAGCCCAAGTGGGCCAAGATCTACCATCCGCCCATCGACTTCCAGGACATCGTCTACTATGCGGCCCCTCTGTCCAGGGACGGAGACCGCCCCAAGAGCCTGGACGACATCGACCCCGAGCTGAAGCGGGCCTTCGACAAGCTGGGCATCCCCCTGGAGGAGCAGAAGCGACTGGCGGGTGTGGCGGTGGACGCTGTGCTGGACTCGGTGTCGGTGGCCACTACCTTCCAGAAGAAGCTGGAGGAGCTGGGCATCATATTCTGCCCCATCTCGGAGGCCATCCAGAAGCACCCCGAGCTGGTGCGCAAGTACCTGGGCTCGGTGGTGCCCTACACCGACAACTTCTACGCCGCCCTCAACTCGGCCGTCTTCTCCGATGGTACCTTCGTTTACGTGCCTCCCGGCGTGCGCTGCCCCATGGACCTGATGACTTACTTCCGCATCAATGAGGCCGAGGCGGGGCAGTTCGAGCGCACCCTCATCATCGCCGACCGCGGCTCATACGTGAGCTATCTGGAGGGGTGCACAGCGCCCATCCGCAAGAAGCACCAGCTCCACGCTGCCGTGGTGGAGCTCATCGCCCTGGAGGACGCCGAGATCAAGTATTCCACCCTCCAGAACTGGTATCCCGGCGACAAGGAGGGTCACGGCGGCGTTTACAACTTCGTCACCAAGCGGGGCATCTGCCTCGGCAGGAACTCCAAGATCTCCTGGACTCAGGTAGAGACAGGGTCGGCCATCACCTGGAAGTACCCGAGCGTCATACTGCGGGGCGACAACTCGGTGGGCGAGTTCTACTCGGTGGCCCTGGTCAACAACTACCAGCAGGCCGATACGGGCACCAAGATGATCCACATCGGCAAGAACACTCGCAGCACTATCGTGGCTAAGGGCATCTCGGCGGGCCACGGCCAGAACACCTACCGTGGCCTGGTCAAGATCATGCCCACTGCCGACGGCGCCCGCAACTTCACGCGCTGCGACTCCTTGCTCATCGGCAGCAAGTGTGCGGCCCACACGGTCCCCTACCTGGAGGTGCGCAACCCCACCGCGCGCATCGAGCACGAGGCCACCACGTCCAAGATCTCCGACGAGCAGCTCTTCTACCTGATGAGCCGGGGCATCCCCCAGGAAGAGGCGGCAGCGATGATCGTCACCGGGTTCGTGGAGCCCCTGGTGAAGGAGCTGCCGATGGAATACGCGGTCGAGATGAACCGGCTGATCCGCCTGCAGATGTCCGGCTCGGTGGGTTAA